A region from the Brassica napus cultivar Da-Ae chromosome C8, Da-Ae, whole genome shotgun sequence genome encodes:
- the LOC106430354 gene encoding defensin-like protein 306, with the protein MEKVAFIFIGLILFSTCTLILAQSCETASDCVHLKCVTKIKCEDNHCKCVNPKHIALPLDTNCGVAACIDFCKAKGEQAYACILNQCYCRKPPIY; encoded by the exons ATGGAGAAAGTAGCTTTCATATTCATCGGTCTTATACTTTTCTCAACAT GCACTCTTATTCTAGCACAATCTTGTGAAACGGCCTCTGATTGTGTTCATCTGAAATGTGTAACGAAGATCAAATGTGAGGACAACCATTGTAAATGCGTCAATCCAAAACACATAGCTTTACCACTTGACACGAACTGTGGTGTTGCTGCTTGCATTGACTTTTGCAAGGCGAAAGGTGAACAAGCTTATGCTTGTATCTTAAACCAGTGTTATTGTCGTAAACCTCCTATCTACTAA